One region of Poecile atricapillus isolate bPoeAtr1 chromosome 8, bPoeAtr1.hap1, whole genome shotgun sequence genomic DNA includes:
- the LOC131581385 gene encoding intestinal-type alkaline phosphatase-like: MGRPLSPGTCLLLCFLAQLAAAASGDRGRAGQWDAEKTPGYWNRGARRKLELALALQPAAQRAKNIILFMGDGMGVSTVSAARIYKGQLAGGSGEESVLAMETFPHVALAKTYTIDRQVPDSAGTGTAYLCGVKANAKTLGLSGAAVYGKCRTTFGNEVDSVLHRARLAGKSVGIVTTTRVQHASPGAAYAHSASRSWYADANMPKEALRDGCKDIADQLIHNTDINVILGGGRMYMTPKRTPDPEYPEDPDQNGTRKDGRDLIAEWLSAKQGARYVWDKKGLDAVKDDSVSHLMGLFEPKDMKYELNRNTSTDPSIVEMTEKAIRILRRNPNGFFLFVEDDHIPLAGGRIDHGHHSGRAKQALMEAVMLDRAVARAGELTSPTDTLTVVTADHSHVFTFGGSTPRGNSIFGLAPKKAKDKRDYTSILYGNGPGYSIRDGARPAASLPAAEDKDYRQQAAVPLETETHSGEDVVVMAQGPMAHLFHGVQEQHYIAHAMAYAACLEPYATEPGCRAARRASHGTQCSPQPLLALLALCMAALIVRG; this comes from the exons ATGGGGCGGCCACTTTCCCCTGGAACCTGCCTTCTCCTCTGCTTCCTCGCCCAGCTCGCCGCTGCAGCCTCTGGTGACAGGGGACGTGCGGGACAGTGGG ATGCTGAGAAGACCCCGGGCTACTGGAATAGAGGTGCCAGGAGGAAGCTGGAATTGGCCCTGGCcttgcagccagcagcacagcgGGCCAAAAACATCATCCTCTTCATGGGTGATG GCATGGGGGTGTCCACCGTGTCAGCAGCTCGGATCTACAAGGGGCAGTTGGCCGGTGGCTCAGGCGAGGAGAGCGTCTTGGCCATGGAGACTTTTCCCCATGTGGCCCTGGCCAAG ACCTACACCATCGACCGCCAGGTGCCCGACAGCGCTGGCACGGGCACTGCCTACCTCTGTGGGGTGAAGGCCAACGCCAAGACTCTGGGACTGAGCGGGGCAGCCGTCTATGGAAAATGCCGCACCACCTTTGGCAATGAGGTGGACTCTGTCCTGCATCGGGCCAGGCTGGCGG GCAAGTCTGTGGGCATCGTGACGACCACGCGGGTGCAGCACGCGTCCCCCGGGGCAGCCTACGCGCACTCGGCCAGCCGGAGCTGGTATGCTGACGCCAACATGCCCAAGGAGGCCCTGCGGGACGGCTGCAAGGACATCGCCGACCAGCTGATACACAACACTGACATCAAC GTGATCCTGGGCGGCGGGAGGATGTACATGACCCCCAAGCGGACTCCAGACCCCGAGTACCCGGAGGATCCGGATCAAAATGGCACCAGGAAGGACGGCCGGGACTTGATTGCGGAGTGGCTGAGTGCCAAGCAG GGTGCCCGCTACGTCTGGGACAAGAAGGGCCTGGATGCGGTCAAAGATGACTCTGTGAGCCACCTTATGG gcCTCTTTGAGCCCAAGGACATGAAGTATGAGCTGAACCGCAACACATCCACAGACCCCTCCATCGTGGAGATGACGGAAAAGGCCATCCGCATCCTGCGCAGGAACCCCAATGGCTTCTTCCTCTTTGTGGAAGATGA CCACATTCCCCTTGCAGGTGGCAGAATCGATCATGGCCACCACAGTGGCCGGGCCAAGCAGGCGCTGATGGAGGCCGTGATGCTGGACCGGGCGGTGGCACGGGCCGGCGAGCTCACCTCCCCCACTGACACCCTGACCGTGGTGACAGCCGATCACTCCCATGTCTTCACTTTTGGGGGCAGCACACCACGTGGCAACTCCATCTTTG ggctggcccCCAAGAAAGCCAAGGACAAGCGAGACTACACCAGCATCCTCTATGGCAATGGTCCTGGCTACAGCATCCGTGACGGGGCCCGTCCAGCTGCCAGCCTCCCTGCCGCAG aGGACAAGGATTACAGACagcaggcagctgtgcccctggaGACAGAGACTCACAGTGGGGAAGACGTGGTGGTGATGGCCCAGGGCCCCATGGCCCAcctcttccatggggtgcaggagcagcactACATCGCCCATGCTATGGCCTATGCTGCCTGCCTCGAGCCCTATGCCACAGAGCCTGGATGCAGGGCAGCCCGCAGAGCCTCCCATGGCACACAgtgctccccacagcccctgctcgCCCTCCTGGCCCTCTGCATGGCTGCCCTCATAGTGAGGGGCTAA